From Nerophis lumbriciformis linkage group LG11, RoL_Nlum_v2.1, whole genome shotgun sequence, one genomic window encodes:
- the LOC133610029 gene encoding zinc finger protein 503-like, with protein MITSPTVSFLRNSTNPAWESYTSLGQRSASRPSAYSAVSPADPSRQAGRLPIKVLKMLTARAGHILHPEYLQPLPSTPVSPIELDAKKSPLALLAQTCSQIGKPDPPASSKLSSVASGGSSDKESKCGPLKISDIGAEDKSSFKPYSKSSDKKESSGDKNSFRVPSATCQPFTPRTGSPSSCASTSPLPCEGKADKEDKKEGDGGKNTSAESNRNSGITPDGNQEVTSGSKVVTSDSISVTSASSSVLGSGLVAPVSPYKPGHTVFPLAPAGISYPGSLAGAYAAYPQTFLPHGMTLDHTKSGSQLLSAQFAAANSMGCSKAGTSPLAGASPPSLMSASLCRDPYCLSYHCTSHLSAASSANCAHDSAAAAAALKSGYPLMYSAHPLHGVHASAPSFGGHPLYPYGFVLPNDPLPHVCNWVSANGPCDKRFSSSEELLGHLRTHTAFAGSEKLLSGYPGSSSLANAAAAAAMACHMHMPSNGSPGSPGTLALRGPHHPLGLGSRYHPYSKSPMPGPGAPVPVPAATGPYYSPYALYGQRLTTASALGYQ; from the exons ATGATCACATCGCCCACGGTGTCCTTCCTGAGAAATAGCACCAATCCAGCGTGGGAGAGCTACACCTCCTTGGGGCAGAGAAGCGCCAGTCGTCCGTCCGCCTACAGCGCAGTTTCTCCCGCAGACCCGTCCCGTCAAGCCGGTCGCCTTCCCATCAAGGTCCTGAAAATGCTGACGGCCAGGGCAGGACACATTTTGCACCCGGAATACCTCCAGCCTCTACCGTCCACCCCGGTCAGCCCCATCGAG CTGGACGCCAAGAAAAGTCCACTGGCACTTTTGGCTCAAACATGCTCCCAGATCGGGAAACCGGACCCCCCGGCCTCTTCCAAGCTCTCCTCGGTGGCCTCCGGCGGATCCAGCGACAAGGAGAGCAAGTGCGGCCCGCTGAAGATCAGCGACATCGGCGCCGAGGACAAGTCGAGCTTCAAGCCCTATTCCAAGTCCTCGGACAAGAAGGAGTCTAGCGGCGATAAGAACAGTTTCCGAGTGCCTAGCGCCACCTGCCAGCCGTTCACGCCAAGGACAGGCAGCCCCAGCTCCTGCGCGTCCACCTCGCCGCTGCCTTGCGAGGGTAAGGCGGACAAGGAGGACAAGAAGGAGGGCGATGGCGGTAAAAACACGTCAGCGGAGAGTAACAGGAACAGTGGAATTACCCCTGATGGAAACCAGGAGGTCACGTCCGGATCCAAAGTTGTCACATCGGATTCCATATCGGTCACTTCCGCGTCCTCCTCGGTGCTCGGCTCCGGATTGGTGGCGCCGGTTTCCCCCTACAAGCCCGGCCACACTGTGTTCCCCCTGGCCCCTGCTGGCATTTCCTACCCTGGCAGTTTAGCGGGGGCTTACGCCGCATACCCGCAGACGTTCCTGCCTCACGGAATGACCCTCGACCACACCAAGTCCGGCAGCCAGCTTTTGAGCGCGCAGTTCGCCGCTGCCAACTCGATGGGGTGCAGCAAAGCCGGGACGAGCCCCCTGGCCGGGGCGTCGCCTCCCTCCCTCATGTCCGCCAGCTTGTGCCGGGACCCCTACTGCCTCAGCTACCACTGCACCAGCCACTTGTCCGCGGCGTCCAGCGCCAACTGCGCGCACGACTCCGCTGCGGCCGCCGCCGCGCTCAAATCCGGATACCCGCTCATGTACTCCGCGCACCCGCTTCACGGCGTGCACGCCTCGGCCCCGTCATTTGGCGGACACCCGTTGTATCCGTACGGCTTTGTGCTGCCTAACGACCCGCTGCCGCACGTCTGCAACTGGGTGTCGGCGAACGGACCGTGCGACAAGCGCTTCTCCAGCTCCGAGGAGCTGCTCGGCCACCTGCGGACTCACACGGCCTTTGCCGGCTCGGAGAAGCTTCTCTCCGGCTACCCGGGCTCGTCGTCCCTGGCGAACGCCGCGGCGGCTGCCGCCATGGCCTGCCACATGCACATGCCTTCCAACGGCAGCCCGGGCAGCCCCGGCACGCTGGCTCTGCGGGGGCCTCACCACCCGCTCGGACTGGGAAGCCGCTATCACCCGTACTCCAAGAGCCCCATGCCCGGCCCGGGAGCCCCGGTGCCGGTGCCTGCTGCCACTGGACCCTATTACTCTCCATACGCCCTGTACGGACAAAGACTGACCACAGCCTCGGCTTTGGGGTACCAGTAG